The Methanocellales archaeon genome includes the window AATTTGATCAGTGCTCTCAACCATCATTACCGCATCTGACCCCGAGGGCATTTTGCATCCTGTTGAAATTTGAATGCACTCCCCTCTGTGCACGATTTTATCGCTAACCTCTCCTGCATATATCTCATCAATTTTTCTCAAAATCTTAGGCTCAAAGTTATTGGCACCATATGTGTCCTCTGCCCTGAGAGCATATCCGTCCATGGCAGCTCTATCGAATGGGGGGACATCTATTTCTGCTATTACGTCCCCAGACAAAACCCTGCCAAGAGATTTTTTGATGGAGATTGACTCAGTCCGATCAATTGGCTTCAAGGCCTTTTCCATGATTTTCAATGCCTTTTCCAGCGGAATCAGCGATTTAAATGGCTTCATTTGTTCGTCTCCCACACCATATGTCCGAGTTCCGGCAGGATCAACTTTTTCATGCCCAGCTCGACGGCATCTACGGATCCGGGCATGCATATTACGATTTTATTTTTTATCGTTCCGGCTATAGCGCGGCTCATCATTGCTGCGCTTCCCATGTGCTCATAACTTAGGAACCGGAATATATCCCCAAAGCCGTCCAATTTTTTATCAAGCAGTTCCGATATGGCCTCTATGGTGACATCTTTTTTCGAGATGCCTGTGCCCCCATTGGTGATTATGACCTGTACGTCGGAATCGATTAGATCTTGCACTGCTTTTTGAATTGCCTTTAGGTCATCTTTCATGACTTGGTACGCTACTATCTCATGACCGCTCTTTACCAGCAACTCTTTGATCAGCTTGCCTGAATCGTCGCTCTCCTCAGTTCTGGAATCGCTGAAAGTCAGAACTGCACATCTCACACTCCTCACATGACTTTTATGCTCCTCATGCGATCGCATCAGATATCCTCCTTCTCCAGGATCGATCTTTTGATCGTATCTACCACCTCTTTCAAAACAGGGAAGGTGTTCTCGCGGATATCGCCTGCCACCACGACCAACAGGACATCATCCCCGACGCCAAGCACTCCTTCATTTATGTGAACCTTGAGATCAACTATGCCTGGCTTTTTCTTCATCTCATCTATAATTTTTTCCAGTGCTTTTCTGTCTGCTTTGACCCTTAACTTTGAGACCTCCTCTCCACCTCTTGAGAAGCCACGAACAATTCCATTGTGACATAGAATCATCCCTGCTCTGTCTATTTTTGGGTTGGATTTTACCTCTTCTATCAAATCGTGAATGGTCCTCATACTCTACTCTCACCTCCAGAATGGCTCTCGTAGTAAAATCGCTTTTTTGAACGTTTTTATCAATTCCTCATCTGATGCGTTTTTTCGAATGAGCCCTATTAAATCAACTAGGTTATTGCTTCTGAGAAGGCAAGGCTTCAGTTTTCCGTCAGCCGTAACCCTCATTCTGGTACAATTACTACAAAAAGTGGTGTTATGCATGGGCTTGACGACCTCTACCTCACTAATATTGCCATCGATTTCGATAAAATATTTGCGGCGATGATGCATCTCCCTTTCCTCTACTCGGACAGACCTTTCCTCTAACTCGGCCACGATTGGACCAATGTCATAGTGATATTTGTCATAGAATTCTTTGTTGAACATCTCAAGCTCGATTAGTTGCAATATCACCCTTTTTTCACTAGCAAAGCGAATCATCTCCTCGATCTCATCCTCGTTGATCCCCTTCATGATGACCATGTTTAATTTGATTGGTGTTAAATCATTGGCGATTGCAGCGTTTAGTCCGTCAACTACTTTGGATAGGCAGTCTGTGCCGGTGATAATCTTATACTTCTCAGCATCCAGCGTGTCAAAGCTGATGTTGACTCTGCGCAGACCAGCACTCTTTAGATCTGCTGCGTATTTTTCTAACAGGATGCCATTGGTGGTCATCGATATATTCTTCATATGATTGGATGCACGCTGAACTATCTCGCAGATATCCCTCCTAACCAATGGTTCGCCGCCCGTTATCTTCAGTTGTTTGATCCCAATTTTCTTTCCGATGAAGACGATCCTCTCGATCTCAGATGGTGTCATCTCCTTTTTTGAAGGATTCTGTCCCTCTTTATGGCAGTAAAAGCAATCTAGGTTGCACCTTTGCGTAACTGATATGCGAATACCTTTGGTCTCTCTCCCAAATCTATCCTGCATGGTGATATGCAATGGTATGTATAATGGTTAAACTTTTCTGTTAGGCAAGCTTCAATGTTACACCCCTCGGGCTCTTTTTGTTATCGTATGCGGTGTCATTGCTAACCTA containing:
- a CDS encoding molybdenum cofactor biosynthesis protein MoaE encodes the protein MRTIHDLIEEVKSNPKIDRAGMILCHNGIVRGFSRGGEEVSKLRVKADRKALEKIIDEMKKKPGIVDLKVHINEGVLGVGDDVLLVVVAGDIRENTFPVLKEVVDTIKRSILEKEDI
- the moaA gene encoding GTP 3',8-cyclase MoaA translates to MQDRFGRETKGIRISVTQRCNLDCFYCHKEGQNPSKKEMTPSEIERIVFIGKKIGIKQLKITGGEPLVRRDICEIVQRASNHMKNISMTTNGILLEKYAADLKSAGLRRVNISFDTLDAEKYKIITGTDCLSKVVDGLNAAIANDLTPIKLNMVIMKGINEDEIEEMIRFASEKRVILQLIELEMFNKEFYDKYHYDIGPIVAELEERSVRVEEREMHHRRKYFIEIDGNISEVEVVKPMHNTTFCSNCTRMRVTADGKLKPCLLRSNNLVDLIGLIRKNASDEELIKTFKKAILLREPFWR
- a CDS encoding molybdenum cofactor biosynthesis protein MoaB; translation: MRSHEEHKSHVRSVRCAVLTFSDSRTEESDDSGKLIKELLVKSGHEIVAYQVMKDDLKAIQKAVQDLIDSDVQVIITNGGTGISKKDVTIEAISELLDKKLDGFGDIFRFLSYEHMGSAAMMSRAIAGTIKNKIVICMPGSVDAVELGMKKLILPELGHMVWETNK